Genomic segment of Xanthomonas sp. DAR 35659:
AGCAACTAGCCCTGACGGAACCTTCTTGGACCTTCGCACCAGAGTTGATTGCCGATCACTCTGCTCGTGATGTGGGAGCAGTTGGCCCGTTGATTCCGAAAGCGCAGTCGCATCAGAGAAGCCCGGGCAATCCGAGCTTTCTTTTGCTCCATAGCCTGCCCTTGTTGCATCGCTGTGGATGCCGTTTTACAGCGATGACGTCTTGGGACCAGGTCACACCTTGGCCAATCCACGGTTGACCCCGGCGGCGCTCTGTTAGATATCTGTGCTCACCGCGTGCCACTCCGTGGCAAAAGGGGCGCGGTGGTTGTATCCCCCACCACACTGGCCAACCGGGCCAGCTCTCGCTGTCTGCTTCACCTCCGTCAACTTGCGCGTCCTTCAACAGGCAACGGCCCCGTTCCGTGCCCGTGGGGTTCGTGCGTCCCCAAAAAACACATGGAGATGTGCCGCTATGCGATTCCGGATCTTCCTCGCCGTATTCCTGCTCACCACGTTCAGCGCCGCTGCTCAGGCCCAGGTCGTCACGCTCAACAAGGGCGGCTTCATCCTGACCTACGACTGTACCGCCCACACGGCCACGCGCTACGAATACTCGCTCAACGCGGACACCGGCTCCGCGGCTCGCCCATCCGACTTCAACCTCGACACCACTTTGCCGAGCGGCTGCGGCGGCCAGACCTCGACGAAGTCTTATGCCAGCGTGCGCTCGGGATACGACCGTGGCCACCTGGTCACGTCCAACCACATGGACTACAACTCGACCTACATCGTTCGCGCCAACCTGATGTCGAACATCGTGCCGCAAGTGTCGGGCTTCAACCAGGGAATCTGGGTGCAGGCGGAGAACGTCGCCGAGTGCTACCGCGACATCAAGCCAGTGAAGGTCTACGGCGGGGTGGTCTTCGGCGACACATCCAACGATTACTTCCTCTCCAGCCACGGCATTCGCACGCCCGAGTATTTCTGGAAGACCATCATCACGACCGACCCAAGCACGGGCGCCGAGAAGGCCATCAGTTGGATCATTCCCAACCAGACCGGCCTGGGCAGCCTGGACGAATACATCGTCTCGATCGCCGACCTGGAAGAGCTCATAGGCGCCAGCAACGTGGGCATCACGGCGTCGTCCGCGGTGAAGAACATGCTGCCAAGCTCGACGTGGGCGCTGCCGAGCAACTGCGACCTCAGCTAAGCACGCGCCGGTGTCGCAACGCGTTTCCTCGAAAGCCCTAGGTCACCACCTGGGGCTTTCTCTTTGCGGGCAAGGGATAGCTACGAGGAGAGTCCCGCTCTTCGGGGGCATCCACTCAACTGGCCGCGTCGTCCTTGAGCACGGGCAGCGGCTGGCCCGCGGCAGAGCCGATCGGCAGACGGGACTCGGCGCCAGGCGTGACGACGATGACGGTGATGACTTCGTCCTTCAACGAGTTAATCTGGACAAATTTCAACCCCGCTTTCTCGAAGACGTATGCCTTGAACAGCGGCGACAGGCTGACGTTTTCTTTGCCGGCGGGGATGCGCTCGCCCATGCCCTGGATGACGTCGGCCGGGTTCATCACCTGGTCCGCTGCCTTGGCCAGCGGGGACAACCAGGCGGCCACCATGGCTACCCCAACCACTATTCCGGAGAAGGATTTCATCGTTTCGTTCCTTGAGGATGCGCCTCAGTAGACGCTACTTCTGGGCTAAGGGGGCCGCAAGCGCCGTCCAGAGGAGCGGGAAAAACGTCTACAGGATTGGACAAATGCATCCGCGAAGTCGCTAGCCGCGCCCCTCCCCACCTGACCGCTCTCAGGCCCAACCCAGCCGAGCGAAAGCAAAGGCCCCGCATGCGGGGCCCTTGATCGTCGGCGCTTAAGTGGAGGTTCTCGCCCCCGTCCCCCAGCCATGGTGGGTGAAGTGGCCTTGACGATGGAGACAGCTTGCCATGGGAAATGTGGGCTCGTAATCAGTTGAACACGGGCCGCGGCGTCAGAAAACTCCTATATGGCGCCCGTGTGCCATACAGGGTAATCACAGCCGAATCGACACGGGCGCGCTGTAAATCCTAAGTATGGGCTGTCGCTATCAATGCTGAGGTTGATCACTAGGCACTGGGACAACCGGGACAAGCTGGTGTGCTGCGGCCTGCGGCGTGGGCACTGGAGCCTGTGCTGGGGTTAGGGTTGGGGTTGGTATTGGCACTTGCATTGTTAAGTGCTCCGCCACTACCAAGGACGGCGGCTGCGCCGGCGCTGGTTTAAGGGTGGCCGAGGTCGCCACCACCATGCTCAGCATCTTCTCCAGCGCGGCGCCGTCAAGCGATCCATTCATCGCCATCTGGCAGATGTAAAACAACCCAAACGACAAGAATGTTGTGCGTTCGGTAGCGACGACAGACGATGTAGCATCCGACCTGAAGTCACCCGCACCACTGCCACCTAGCTTGCCTTGCCCAGACACATCCGCATAGCCCGCGGCAGCTCCAGAGGTTCCAAGATTGACCAGACGCGTTGGGAGCTGCATACAGACCTGGCCACCCACAACCACTGCGGCAGCCTTATCAGGACTCCAGGTCGTCACAGTGCCGATCGTCTTCTCGTTCCCACCCTCGCGCTGCTTGATGGACTCGCTTTTGAGGGTTGAGCATCCCGCACTCGCCATAGCAACAACAACCACCACTGTGATCGCTTTCATGTTGCCCCCTATCGGCAGCGTCTTGCCACCGCTGACGCCTTTTACCACACATAGATCCTGATACCAATTCGGCTGTCGGCGGCACTGCCACTATTCGAAGAATTCGCAATTGAATCTCAGATTCCATAATCAGGAACGGCACCTGAAACCTAGAAATGCTCCACCACCTACCCAGAACAGAGAACTGGGCCAGCGGAATGAACCAATTTGAGCTTGGTCACATACGGCAAGTGGGCGTCAGCGGGGATACTTCGGGAACTTCTCGTCCGGGTGACTGGCCTTCCATTGGTTATAAGCAGCCGTGCCCTCCCACGCCTTGAACGCCAAGGGAGTGCGTCCGCGACCCGACCAGGTCTCCTGGGTATGGGGCAGCCAATATTTGGGGGCGACCTCCTTCTTGGCCTGAGCAGGGGCAGCCTTGCGGCCACGGGCCGGACTGCTGGCGCCGATGGCGATTGCCAGTTCCGCCTTCTGCTTAGGTGTGAAGTGCTCGCCGTATTGGGACAGCAGGCTCGTGATCTCCGCAAGAGCGGCGGCGGCCTGTTCTTGACGGAGCGCTGCTTCTTGCTCTTCTAGCTTGCGGAGCTCCTCTTCGATCTTGGTCTTGGCGGAAACAATCGAATCCAGGGAGGGGTTTCTCATAAGTGTTTTTTACCTATTGGAGAAAATGGGCTTCAGTTCCCACCCACACAGAAGCCATGTTTGGCATAAACTGTAACGGCGACTTAGGTCGCAGGTGAGAGCACAGCAATCGGATGTAGATAAGGCCTCCTAGCCACGAAAAGCAGAGATCAGCCTTGTAAAAAGCCCTTGCTTCTTTGGCAACTCAGAGAGCTTTAACGAGCTTTGAATATCAAACGCACCCTTACTGAAAACCGACACGGAGGATATGTCACCGCTCCTAATCACCCGAGCAAAAATTGCGGGATCTTCAGCACTATTAGGCTTCTCACTTGCCGCTTCAAATGCCCGCGAATAATCCACAGACTTCAGAACTTGGTTAGCGCTGTCTCTATATCCTGTCCACAATGGAGAAACAGTCACAAAATCAACACTGGGGTTATTAGTAGGAAGATCGATCACATAACCTACTAAAACCTTGCCATCCTTCATGTTAACCATGATGGTCTTTGGCTCGCCGTGAGCCAATCCAGAGAACTCTAATCCGCGGGTTCGCAAAATTGCTAAAATCTCTGGAAGCTCTCCCAGAGGAGTCTTTAGGAACTTAACCAGCCCAATCTCCTTCCAAAAAAAGCGAAGCATTTTCTTAGCTAACGTCAAAGTAAAAAAGAAAACGCCCTTTGGCAGTACAGCCTCTGCGCCTACACTGCTACTCCAGAGAATACGCGTTAAAGGGTCAAGCTCCCTTCGATGATATAACCAGAACCCCGCGACCCTCTCACTAACGAAGGTATTACTGAAAGTAATTAGCAAACCTGCAAATATCAGCGTCCCCAGGGCAGTTCCAATAAAGTCAAAAGGAGCAGCCCTATGAAGAATTTTTGCAAAAGCCAAACCCCAATCTGTCTGCAAGAGCCCATAGCAAGTAATTCTGCTGACTAACAGAAACAAAAACCCATGGGCAGCGGCGGCTAGAAGCAATTGATCCTTAGGCAAGCGCGCGGTCGCGTAGGCTCTCAGCCGACTTTGGGACAAAAAAAGATAACCTGCCAGCAATGGCAGGAGAAGTATATTATAGGGCATGGCAGCTTAGCTGCCAGCCACAATCTTCCCAATTGGCGCCAACGGTACCCGCTTAGCTGATTCAACCTCAGCTTTCAGCGCACTACGTCCTGCGGCTGAGGAAAGAAAGCCCATGAGATCTAATTCAAGATGATTGCCTTGGAACGAGACATAAGAGACTGACTTCTCAGAGAACTCTCGATCCAGAGCGCGCTTCAACAACTCGACCGTAGATTCACTTTTCCTACTCATGGACTTCGCCTCATACGAATCGGCAATGACCCGCCCTTGCCTGTAATCCTAACAGACTTCGGCGGATACGCAAATAACTGATTGCTAAGGCATTTAGCATTAGCGCCAAGCCGCGATGTAAGCGAACATTTGGCCAGCTTCTCTAGAAGCCATCCGTGACAATGACAGTGCACCGCCTGGCTCTCAATGGCGGTCAATTGTTAGTTAGCATCAATCAACTCCAAGTTCGCTCACATCGAGTGCGTTTAAGCCCGCTGACCACCTCGACGCCGAATGACAAGCCTCAGCCAACGCCCGAGGACTGAACTCCGTCTCATACGCATGGGCATGCTCCTGCCGATCGGACAACTCGTGCCCCGTGTATTCCTCTCGCATCTCCCAGTGGACCCCAGCGGCCTTCAGCGCGCCGATGGCCGTGTCTCGGAAGCTGTGGTGCCCCACTCTGCCGCCGCCGCGCGCCTTGATGCCCAGCTTCACCAGGTAGCGTGAGAAGGCGTGCTGGGTCCGACCAGCCGGGCCGTTCTTGGCGTCGAAGCTGAGTTCTGGGAATAGCTTGATCTCTCCGGCGTGAAAGAGTCTGGTAGTTCGACCTTCCCCCTTCCCCTCTAGGCTTGAGAACTGCGCGCCTCGGTGGTGTCCGCGAGATCCGAGCACAGTCCGGCACTACACACTGAAGCCGTGGCGTCCGTCCCCTTTCAGGCTAGCGGTGGGAACACCGGACCCGCTACAATGGCGGTTCACAAGTCAGGCCACATCCCTGGTTTGCGTCCTGTAGGAGAGTCAGGAAGTTGGATCGGGATCAGTCGATCCCCCTCTCTCCGCCAGATTCGAATTGCGCTTCCCTCGTAGAACTTCTTTGCCGTTGGC
This window contains:
- a CDS encoding DNA/RNA non-specific endonuclease; translated protein: MRFRIFLAVFLLTTFSAAAQAQVVTLNKGGFILTYDCTAHTATRYEYSLNADTGSAARPSDFNLDTTLPSGCGGQTSTKSYASVRSGYDRGHLVTSNHMDYNSTYIVRANLMSNIVPQVSGFNQGIWVQAENVAECYRDIKPVKVYGGVVFGDTSNDYFLSSHGIRTPEYFWKTIITTDPSTGAEKAISWIIPNQTGLGSLDEYIVSIADLEELIGASNVGITASSAVKNMLPSSTWALPSNCDLS
- a CDS encoding H-NS histone family protein, which encodes MRNPSLDSIVSAKTKIEEELRKLEEQEAALRQEQAAAALAEITSLLSQYGEHFTPKQKAELAIAIGASSPARGRKAAPAQAKKEVAPKYWLPHTQETWSGRGRTPLAFKAWEGTAAYNQWKASHPDEKFPKYPR